Proteins co-encoded in one Hypanus sabinus isolate sHypSab1 chromosome 6, sHypSab1.hap1, whole genome shotgun sequence genomic window:
- the LOC132395784 gene encoding arsenite methyltransferase-like isoform X2 encodes MLADRITRHLGNPRHGLWGWILKMFFERNNRFLEAGAVKLCNIQPGNVVLELGFGPGLGLQEAARRLTHPPGKLYGLDISEYMHDVASERMRAEIQTGKVKLFVGSVEQIPLEDGVVDRVYHCNCYYFWPDLRVGSREIRRVMKPGALMVTALHLELVQKMVAAGLLKGTKWQPEPYMEALLECGFVDVRMEDHQINGEMFQAIFAAAKEA; translated from the exons ATGCTCGCTGATCGGATTACACGGCATCTCGGGAACCCCCGCCACGGCCTGTGGGGCTGGATACTAAAAATGTTTTTTGAGCGGAATAACAGATTTCTGGAGGCGGGTGCTGTGAAGTTGTGTAACATCCAGCCTGGGAATGTGGTGCTGGAACTAGGCTTCGGACCGGGTCTAGGCCTGCAGGAAGCTGCCCGCCGCCTTACGCACCCTCCGGGCAAACTGTACGGCTTGGATATCTCGGAGTACATGCATGATGTGGCCAGCGAGAGGATGCGGGCAGAGATACAGACGGGCAAGGTGAAACTGTTCGTGGGTAGCGTAGAGCAGATCCCTCTGGAGGACGGAGTGGTAGACAGGGTTTACCACTGCAACTGTTACTACTTCTGGCCTGACCTGCGAGTTGGGAGTAGGGAGATCCGGAGAGTGATGAAGCCAG GGGCGCTGATGGTCACAGCCTTGCATCTGGAGCTCGTGCAGAAGATGGTTGCCGCTGGACTACTGAAGGGGACAAAGTGGCAACCTGAGCCATACATGGAGGCTCTCCTCGAGTGCGGATTTGTTGACGTGCGGATGGAGGATCACCAGATCAATGGAGAAATGTTTCAGGCCATCTTCGCTGCAGCCAAGGAGGCATGA
- the LOC132395784 gene encoding arsenite methyltransferase-like isoform X1 — MLADRITRHLGNPRHGLWGWILKMFFERNNRFLEAGAVKLCNIQPGNVVLELGFGPGLGLQEAARRLTHPPGKLYGLDISEYMHDVASERMRAEIQTGKVKLFVGSVEQIPLEDGVVDRVYHCNCYYFWPDLRVGSREIRRVMKPDVLDNELASKAPNKPDYFLLLHWAGALMVTALHLELVQKMVAAGLLKGTKWQPEPYMEALLECGFVDVRMEDHQINGEMFQAIFAAAKEA; from the exons ATGCTCGCTGATCGGATTACACGGCATCTCGGGAACCCCCGCCACGGCCTGTGGGGCTGGATACTAAAAATGTTTTTTGAGCGGAATAACAGATTTCTGGAGGCGGGTGCTGTGAAGTTGTGTAACATCCAGCCTGGGAATGTGGTGCTGGAACTAGGCTTCGGACCGGGTCTAGGCCTGCAGGAAGCTGCCCGCCGCCTTACGCACCCTCCGGGCAAACTGTACGGCTTGGATATCTCGGAGTACATGCATGATGTGGCCAGCGAGAGGATGCGGGCAGAGATACAGACGGGCAAGGTGAAACTGTTCGTGGGTAGCGTAGAGCAGATCCCTCTGGAGGACGGAGTGGTAGACAGGGTTTACCACTGCAACTGTTACTACTTCTGGCCTGACCTGCGAGTTGGGAGTAGGGAGATCCGGAGAGTGATGAAGCCAG ATGTTCTTGACAATGAACTTGCTTCAAAGGCACCCAACAAGCCCGACTATTTCCTCCTTTTGCACTGGGCAGGGGCGCTGATGGTCACAGCCTTGCATCTGGAGCTCGTGCAGAAGATGGTTGCCGCTGGACTACTGAAGGGGACAAAGTGGCAACCTGAGCCATACATGGAGGCTCTCCTCGAGTGCGGATTTGTTGACGTGCGGATGGAGGATCACCAGATCAATGGAGAAATGTTTCAGGCCATCTTCGCTGCAGCCAAGGAGGCATGA